A stretch of the Nodularia sp. LEGE 06071 genome encodes the following:
- a CDS encoding armadillo-type fold-containing protein, whose protein sequence is MVKASFSWQQRINQIPHWSLLKFKSGSPKQRTFKPLSGPGGILGFLTIIVAMLLWNWKLLLALLVGVGVMLLVYSMQKWNWQLRLSQMWRFLNSPNCRLALAVGSGGIATLSTYMAAAIWVDSKSSWIAAGTIVQGLGTLLTLILLMWQIVSFYGNQEQNKLDQLFVNLTQPDPLKRLIAIRQLTKIITSQGVDSQVQEEVVQCLRLLLSQEQETVIRDAALDSLQALERRRSLLSDKVTTLIPQSTKLPVRIHS, encoded by the coding sequence GTGGTAAAGGCTTCATTTTCTTGGCAGCAACGGATCAACCAGATTCCTCACTGGTCACTTTTAAAGTTCAAGTCAGGAAGCCCAAAGCAAAGAACTTTTAAGCCTTTGTCTGGGCCGGGAGGCATTCTGGGCTTTTTAACAATTATTGTGGCGATGTTGTTATGGAACTGGAAACTGCTCTTGGCGCTTCTGGTTGGCGTTGGGGTAATGTTATTAGTTTACTCAATGCAGAAATGGAACTGGCAACTGCGCTTATCCCAAATGTGGAGGTTCTTAAACAGCCCCAATTGTCGTTTAGCCTTAGCGGTAGGTAGTGGAGGTATTGCCACCCTTAGCACATACATGGCAGCTGCCATCTGGGTTGACTCTAAAAGTTCCTGGATTGCGGCTGGTACGATTGTGCAAGGTTTGGGAACGTTATTAACTTTAATTTTATTGATGTGGCAAATTGTCAGCTTTTACGGAAACCAAGAGCAAAACAAACTTGATCAGTTATTTGTTAATTTAACACAACCAGACCCCTTGAAGCGTTTGATTGCCATACGACAATTAACCAAAATCATCACCAGTCAGGGAGTTGATTCCCAGGTGCAGGAGGAAGTTGTTCAATGCTTGCGACTATTACTAAGTCAAGAGCAGGAAACAGTAATCAGAGATGCTGCTTTAGACAGTTTACAAGCCTTGGAGCGCAGGCGATCGCTACTATCCGACAAAGTGACAACTTTAATCCCTCAATCTACAAAATTGCCAGTTCGGATTCATTCCTAA
- the ftsE gene encoding cell division ATP-binding protein FtsE: MPVLTTPKTSDQSINKEDHKTQQPSSNTAAMVQLRSVTKTYKNGCHALFDVNLEVKKKEFLLITGPSGSGKSTLLKLLYGEELPTQGDVIVDDCDVKSLRGDRLSTLRRRIGIVFQDYKLIPQRTVAENITFVLQAQGYTRKEIHRRLEPTLKLVGLLTKADCFPDQLSGGEQQRVSIARAIVGTPPLLLADEPTGNLDPDNSWQVMQILQKLNTFGATVIVTTHDEQLVRRCNHPVVQVRNGRVDRQSPNFHKPKS; encoded by the coding sequence ATGCCAGTATTAACAACCCCAAAAACTAGTGATCAATCAATTAACAAAGAAGATCACAAAACTCAACAGCCCAGTAGCAATACAGCTGCAATGGTACAATTGCGCTCTGTGACCAAAACCTATAAAAATGGCTGTCACGCCTTATTCGATGTGAATTTAGAGGTAAAAAAGAAAGAATTTTTATTGATCACAGGGCCTAGTGGTTCGGGGAAATCAACTTTGTTAAAACTCTTGTATGGTGAAGAGTTACCCACACAGGGCGATGTCATTGTTGATGATTGTGATGTGAAGAGTTTGCGAGGCGATCGCTTGTCAACATTACGGCGACGGATTGGGATTGTCTTTCAAGACTACAAATTGATTCCTCAGCGCACGGTAGCAGAAAATATCACTTTTGTGTTACAAGCTCAAGGCTATACCCGGAAAGAAATTCACCGACGTTTAGAACCAACTTTAAAGCTAGTAGGTTTACTGACTAAAGCCGATTGTTTTCCCGATCAACTTTCTGGGGGAGAACAACAACGGGTAAGTATTGCGCGGGCGATTGTCGGCACACCTCCGTTACTTTTGGCTGATGAGCCAACAGGTAACCTTGATCCTGATAATTCTTGGCAAGTTATGCAAATTCTCCAAAAGTTAAATACCTTTGGAGCTACCGTAATTGTGACTACTCATGATGAACAATTAGTGCGTCGGTGTAATCATCCAGTAGTGCAAGTCCGGAATGGAAGAGTTGATCGACAATCGCCAAACTTTCATAAACCTAAGTCGTGA